One segment of Clostridium ljungdahlii DSM 13528 DNA contains the following:
- a CDS encoding BlaI/MecI/CopY family transcriptional regulator, protein MNKIPKISDSEWEVMKVLWKKSPLTSSEIIEILKEHSSWNPKTIHTLISRLVTKDAINVKKDEPFYLYSPNISEKECKKVETKSFIKKVYDGSINLLISNFIKDEKLSKKEIEELKQILDEKKK, encoded by the coding sequence TTGAACAAAATACCTAAAATATCGGATTCAGAATGGGAAGTGATGAAAGTTTTATGGAAAAAATCGCCCCTTACTTCCAGCGAAATTATTGAGATTTTAAAGGAGCATAGTTCTTGGAATCCCAAAACTATTCATACTCTTATTAGCAGACTGGTAACTAAAGATGCTATCAATGTAAAAAAAGATGAACCTTTTTATTTATATTCCCCTAATATATCCGAGAAAGAATGTAAAAAAGTGGAGACAAAATCTTTTATTAAAAAGGTTTATGACGGCTCAATCAATTTGTTGATTTCCAATTTTATAAAAGATGAAAAATTATCGAAGAAGGAAATAGAAGAATTAAAACAAATATTAGATGAAAAAAAGAAGTAG
- a CDS encoding ABC transporter ATP-binding protein, translated as MIKLIKHLKPFVGLIIAAVMLLFVQAMCDLALPDYTSNIVNKGIQQGGIVSSVPQAIRESQMKKIKIFMNKSDLEEVSKSYVPVDKSNADYTRYLKKYPNLKNEPIFVLKDVDKNEMNKLSSIMGRSIIDASGVEQIKSSAKNGIISFNGMKIPASADLFDMISKMPDKQRLRIIEDINKKASSLDDNMVIQLTASKIKAEYKALGMNTDKIQSKYIINVGVTMLFISLLGGVCTVAVGFLAARTAAGLARNLRKNVFEKVENFSNAEFDKFSTASLITRSTNDITQIQMLMVIMIRMVFYAPIMGIGGVIRAMGKSKSMSWIIALAVIVLLGLILVVFAVAFPKFKIIQKLIDKLNLVTRENLSGMMVIRAFNTQKFEEERFDKANKDVTKTNLFVNRVMVSMMPVMMFVMNGITLLIIWVGSHEVANSNMQVGDMMAFMQYAMQIIMAFLMLAMMFILIPRASVSAGRIEEVLETDISIVDPEDRAHFQDNIQGLVEFNNVSFRYPGAGEDALKNVSFKALPGKTTAFIGSTGSGKTTLVNLIMRFYDATSGEVLVDGVNVKKITQHELRDKIGYVPQKGYLFSGTIESNLKYGDKKVGYDGINHAIEVSQSEGFINEKTKGIKSEISEGGSNVSGGQKQRLSIARALVKKPEIYVFDDSFSALDFKTDAALRKALRKETTSSTFLIVAQRISTIMDADQIIVLDDGNVVGIGTHEELMKNCETYREIALSQLSKEELA; from the coding sequence ATGATTAAATTAATAAAGCATTTAAAGCCTTTTGTAGGACTGATTATTGCAGCTGTAATGCTTTTGTTCGTACAGGCCATGTGTGATCTTGCACTTCCTGATTATACATCTAATATTGTAAATAAAGGTATACAGCAAGGTGGTATTGTAAGTTCTGTACCTCAGGCAATAAGAGAAAGTCAAATGAAAAAGATAAAAATATTTATGAATAAAAGCGATTTAGAGGAAGTTTCTAAAAGTTATGTTCCTGTTGATAAATCAAATGCAGACTATACTAGGTATTTAAAGAAGTATCCAAATCTCAAAAATGAACCTATTTTTGTACTTAAGGATGTTGATAAAAATGAAATGAACAAATTAAGTTCTATAATGGGAAGATCCATAATAGATGCTTCAGGTGTTGAACAGATTAAGTCCAGTGCGAAAAATGGGATAATTTCATTTAATGGCATGAAAATACCGGCTAGTGCAGATTTATTTGATATGATTTCTAAAATGCCAGATAAGCAGCGTTTAAGAATAATTGAAGACATAAACAAGAAAGCATCTAGTTTGGATGATAATATGGTTATCCAATTGACTGCCTCTAAAATTAAAGCAGAATACAAGGCACTTGGAATGAATACGGATAAAATCCAAAGCAAATATATAATAAATGTTGGAGTAACTATGCTTTTTATATCACTTCTTGGAGGTGTGTGTACCGTTGCAGTTGGATTTTTAGCAGCAAGAACTGCAGCAGGACTTGCCAGAAATTTACGTAAAAATGTATTTGAAAAGGTTGAGAACTTTTCAAATGCGGAATTTGATAAATTTTCAACTGCATCTCTTATAACAAGGAGTACAAATGACATTACGCAAATACAAATGCTCATGGTTATTATGATAAGAATGGTATTTTATGCACCAATTATGGGAATTGGTGGTGTAATAAGAGCTATGGGAAAAAGTAAATCCATGTCATGGATTATTGCACTTGCAGTTATAGTGCTTTTAGGGTTGATACTTGTAGTATTTGCAGTAGCTTTTCCAAAGTTTAAAATTATACAAAAGCTAATAGATAAACTAAACCTTGTAACTCGTGAAAATCTTTCTGGAATGATGGTAATAAGGGCTTTTAATACACAAAAATTTGAAGAAGAGCGTTTTGACAAGGCAAATAAAGATGTGACAAAGACAAATTTGTTTGTAAATCGTGTGATGGTGTCCATGATGCCTGTAATGATGTTTGTAATGAATGGAATTACACTGCTCATAATATGGGTTGGTTCCCATGAAGTTGCAAATTCAAATATGCAGGTAGGAGACATGATGGCATTTATGCAATATGCAATGCAGATAATTATGGCATTTTTAATGCTTGCTATGATGTTTATTTTAATACCAAGAGCATCGGTTTCTGCAGGGCGTATTGAAGAAGTTTTAGAAACAGATATTTCAATCGTAGATCCAGAAGATAGGGCACATTTTCAAGACAATATACAGGGACTTGTTGAATTTAATAATGTATCTTTCAGATATCCTGGAGCAGGTGAAGATGCCTTAAAAAATGTAAGTTTTAAAGCCCTTCCTGGAAAAACAACGGCATTTATAGGTTCTACAGGTTCTGGAAAGACAACTCTTGTAAATTTGATTATGCGTTTTTATGATGCAACAAGTGGTGAAGTGCTTGTAGATGGAGTGAATGTAAAGAAAATAACTCAACATGAACTTCGGGATAAAATTGGATATGTACCACAGAAAGGGTACTTATTTAGTGGCACAATTGAATCCAACCTTAAATATGGAGATAAAAAAGTAGGTTATGATGGTATAAATCATGCTATAGAAGTTTCTCAGTCCGAAGGATTTATAAATGAAAAAACTAAGGGAATTAAAAGTGAAATTTCTGAGGGAGGCTCAAATGTATCTGGAGGTCAGAAACAGAGACTTTCTATTGCCCGTGCCCTTGTAAAGAAACCTGAAATTTATGTATTTGATGATAGTTTTTCTGCTCTTGATTTTAAAACGGATGCTGCTCTTAGAAAGGCACTTAGAAAAGAGACTACTTCAAGTACATTCCTTATTGTGGCACAGCGTATTTCTACAATTATGGATGCAGATCAAATAATAGTTCTTGATGATGGTAATGTAGTAGGAATAGGTACTCATGAGGAGCTTATGAAAAATTGTGAAACTTATAGGGAGATTGCTCTTTCACAGCTTTCAAAGGAGGAATTGGCATGA
- a CDS encoding ABC transporter ATP-binding protein, whose amino-acid sequence MSDKYKIKRQKVHQHGPGGMIHGGEKANNFKGTMKKLMSYMNEYKLAVIIVFIFAAASSVFSIVGPKILGKATTKLFEGIMGKISGSGSGIDFDYIARILIILAGLYALSTLFSYIQGWLMSGVSMKVSYKMRKEISKKINKLPLKYFDGTNQGEVLSRVTNDVDTVSQTLNQSLTQIITSITTVVGVLVMMLSISFTMTLVALCIIPLSMGIMMFIIKQSQKYFKEQQDYLGHVNGHVEEMYGGHIVMRAFNGEEDSIEKFDGLNNTLYKSAWKSQFLSGMIMPIMNFVSNLGYVGVCVLGGWLAIKKTIEVGDIQAFIQYVRFFTQPITQIANISNILQQTAASAERVFEFLEEEEAVPETCNPVKLEKVEGYVEFKNVRFGYNPDKVVINDFSAKIKPGEKVAIVGPTGAGKTTMVKLLMRFYDINSGSILVDGHDIRDFRRNDLRSIFGMVLQDTWLYNGSIMENIRYGRLNASDEEVKIAAKAAHVDSFVRTLPGGYDMILNEEASNVSQGQKQLLTIARAILADPKVLILDEATSSVDTRTEVRIKKAMDNLMRDRTSFIIAHRLSTVRDADLILVMNNGDIVEQGNHEELLKKKGFYANLYNSQFEDSLAAE is encoded by the coding sequence ATGAGTGATAAATATAAAATAAAAAGACAAAAAGTACATCAGCATGGACCTGGCGGTATGATACATGGTGGTGAAAAGGCAAATAACTTTAAAGGTACTATGAAAAAACTCATGTCATATATGAATGAATATAAATTAGCTGTTATTATAGTATTTATATTTGCAGCTGCAAGTTCTGTGTTTTCCATAGTAGGACCTAAGATATTGGGCAAGGCTACAACTAAGCTCTTTGAGGGAATTATGGGTAAAATTTCAGGATCAGGCTCTGGAATAGACTTTGATTATATAGCTAGGATATTAATAATACTTGCAGGATTATATGCATTAAGTACACTTTTTAGTTATATTCAAGGATGGCTTATGTCTGGGGTTTCCATGAAAGTAAGCTACAAGATGCGAAAGGAAATTTCAAAAAAAATAAACAAATTACCTCTTAAATATTTTGATGGAACAAATCAAGGGGAGGTACTATCTCGTGTTACCAATGATGTGGATACGGTAAGTCAGACTCTAAATCAGAGTTTGACTCAGATAATTACTTCCATTACTACTGTAGTAGGGGTACTTGTGATGATGCTGAGCATAAGCTTTACTATGACTTTAGTAGCACTTTGCATAATTCCACTATCTATGGGAATTATGATGTTCATAATCAAACAATCCCAGAAATATTTTAAAGAGCAGCAGGACTACTTGGGACACGTAAATGGGCACGTAGAGGAAATGTATGGTGGTCATATAGTTATGAGAGCTTTTAATGGTGAAGAAGATAGCATTGAAAAGTTTGATGGACTAAATAATACACTGTATAAATCTGCATGGAAATCACAGTTTTTATCAGGCATGATAATGCCAATCATGAATTTTGTCAGCAATCTTGGTTATGTAGGTGTATGCGTGCTTGGAGGATGGCTTGCCATAAAAAAGACTATTGAAGTTGGAGATATTCAAGCTTTCATACAGTACGTAAGATTCTTTACCCAACCAATTACTCAAATAGCAAATATATCAAACATACTTCAGCAGACTGCTGCTTCAGCAGAGCGTGTATTTGAATTTTTAGAAGAGGAAGAGGCAGTACCTGAGACTTGCAATCCTGTAAAACTTGAAAAGGTTGAAGGATATGTAGAATTTAAAAATGTTCGTTTTGGATATAATCCTGATAAAGTTGTTATAAATGATTTTTCAGCTAAAATAAAGCCAGGTGAAAAAGTTGCAATTGTAGGACCAACAGGTGCAGGAAAAACTACTATGGTGAAACTTTTAATGAGATTTTATGATATAAATAGTGGATCTATTTTAGTAGACGGACATGATATAAGAGATTTTAGGCGAAATGACTTGAGATCTATATTTGGTATGGTGCTCCAAGATACGTGGCTTTATAATGGAAGTATAATGGAAAATATAAGATATGGGAGACTTAATGCTTCTGATGAAGAGGTCAAAATTGCAGCAAAGGCAGCTCATGTGGATAGCTTTGTGAGAACCTTGCCAGGTGGATACGATATGATTTTAAATGAAGAAGCCTCCAATGTATCTCAAGGACAAAAGCAGCTTTTAACAATTGCAAGGGCTATACTTGCAGATCCTAAAGTTCTTATTTTGGATGAGGCAACCAGTTCTGTAGATACTCGTACAGAAGTTAGAATAAAAAAGGCAATGGATAATCTTATGAGAGATCGTACTAGTTTCATTATTGCACACAGGTTGTCTACAGTGCGTGATGCAGATTTAATTCTTGTAATGAATAATGGTGATATTGTAGAACAGGGAAATCATGAAGAACTTTTGAAAAAGAAAGGATTTTACGCTAACCTTTATAATAGTCAGTTTGAAGATTCTCTGGCTGCTGAATAA